A single window of Oreochromis aureus strain Israel breed Guangdong linkage group 7, ZZ_aureus, whole genome shotgun sequence DNA harbors:
- the dnajc24 gene encoding dnaJ homolog subfamily C member 24, translating to MNQTIEKDLYAVLGANPSDSVQQLRHRYQQLALQYHPDRLGGDCSSEAESGVKKFLEVDAAWRVLSDQTTRTQYDLQRRAWTLKQDWPIDSTVYVDDMTWDDDQGLYTHSCRCGGEFSVTEEELEEEPQRKQQDEGEKETEEGRHKGAIVCCDTCSLSVYVTWSTDEKAQKCQ from the exons ATGAACCAAACAATAGAGAAAGACCTGTATGCTGTCCTGGGAGCAAACCCCTCAGACTCAGTCCAGCAGCTCAGACACAGATACCAGCAGCTGGCCTTACAG TACCACCCAGACCGTCTTGGAGGGGATTGTTCTTCCGAAGCAGAGTCTGGTGTGAAGAAGTTTCTAGAAGTTGATGCTGCATGGAGGGTCCTTAGTGACCAAACCACTAGGACACAATATGACTTGCAAAGACGAG CATGGACACTGAAACAGGATTGGCCAATAGATTCCACAGTCTATGTGGATGACATGACCTGGGATGATG ATCAGGGTCTATATACACACTCCTGTCGCTGTGGAGGAGAATTCAGTGTCACTGAGGAGGAACTAGAGGAGGAGCCACAGAGGAAGCAGCAAGATGAAGGTGAAAAGGAAACGGAGGAAGGACGGCACAAAGGAGCAATTGTTTGCTGTGATACATGTTCTCTCAGTGTGTATGTGACGTGGTCAACTGATGAAAAGGCTCAAAAATGTCAGTAA